A segment of the Campylobacter showae CSUNSWCD genome:
TGAATAAATTTGAAGCAAGCGTGGCAAACTATGCGGGCGCGCCCGATGCGCTGGCGCTAAATTCCGGCACGTCGGCGATCCACTTGGCGCTAAGAGTGCTAGGCATCGGCGCGGGAGATGTGGTGCTAGCATCTACGTTTACCTTTATGGCGTCCGTTAGCCCGATACTTTATCAAGGCGCTACGCCTGTTTTCGTCGATAGCGACGAAAGCTGGAATCTAAGCCCCGAGCTCCTAAAAAAAGCGATCGCAAACTCGCCTAAAAAGCCAAAGGCGCTCGTCGTCACGCACCTTTACGGACAGGCTGCAAAGATGAAAGAGATCTGCGAGATATGCGAGCAGGAAAATATCGCCGTGGTCGAAGACGCGGCCGAGGCGCTGGGCGGCTTTTATAACGGCAAGGCGCTAGGTACTTTAGGGCGACTTGGCGCGTATAGTTTTAACGGTAATAAAATCATAACTACAAGCGGCGGCGGCATGCTCGTGGGCGAAAGAGATCTCGTGGAAAAGGCGAGATTTTACAGCACGCAAGCTAGGGAGCCGTTTTTGCACTACGAGCACAAAGATTACGGCTACAACTACCGCCTGAGCAACGTCCTGGGCGCGATCGGAACGGCACAGATGGAGGTGCTCGAGCAGCGCGTGATAAAAAAACGAGAAATTTTTGAAAAATATCAAAAAGAGCTTCCTGAGCTTGAGTTTATGCCAGAGGTCGCAAATTCTCGCGGCAACCGCTGGCTAACGACCGCGCTGTTTAAAGAAAAAGGCGCACATCTACGCGTGATAGAGGCGCTTGCTAAAGAAAACATAGAAAGCCGTCCGCTTTGGAAGCCGATGCATATGCAGCCGGTGTTTGAAGGGGCGCTAGCGTTTACGGACGGGACTAGCGAGGAGATGTTTGAGCGCGGTATCTGCCTGCCTAGCGGTACTGCGACGGGGGACGAGGAGTTTGCGCGAGTGGTAAAAATCGTAAAGGAAAATTTATAAATGTTTAAAGCGACGAAGCTAAAGCGGCTTGCGTTTTTTCTAACCTTTGACATCGCGATATTTGCAGCGTCGTTTTATCTGGCGTATCTGCTTAGATTTAGCGGCGTGCTGCCTGATTATTTTAGAGGCGGACTGGTCGCAGGCTGCGCTACGATGGTGGTTTTAAAGCTATTTTTTATGTGGCTTTTTAAAATTTACAAGGTGCCGTGGAGATTTTTCGGACTAAACGAAGCGAGGAAAATTTTCCTCGTTCATCTTTGCGCGATAGTTTGCTTTTGGATCGTTTATTTTGCGATGCCCGCGGTTTTCAACCCGTTTCCGCGAAGCGTAGTTTTTATAGACTTTATCATCTCGTGTCTGCTAATAGGAAATTTAAGGATCGCCAAGCGTATGTTTTTGGACTTTTCTAAAAAGCCGCATACGGGCGAGCCATGCGTCGTTATCGGCGCTACCTCAAAGGCGCTTCACGTTTTAAAGGGACTTAGGCAGGGCTACATCGACCTTTATGCGGTTGGCGTGGTAGACGGCAGGAGCGATCTAGTCGGCACTTATTGCGATGGATTTTTGGTGCAACCAAAGAGTGAAATCGCAAATTTGATCAAAGAATATAATGCAAAAACCGCCATCATCGCGCTTGCACTCGGACAAGACGAGCTAGCCGAGCTTTTTGACGAGCTTACGGCTTACGGTATCCGCGATATCAAGATTTTTTCTATGTTTGGCACCGGCAAGGATGCGATCAAGGATATCTCGATCGAAGATCTGCTAGCTAGAAAGCCAAAAGACCTAGATAGTAGCGCTGTGGAGAAGTTTTTAGGCGGCAAGGTCGTTTTGGTTACGGGAGCCGGCGGTAGTATAGGTAGCGAAATTTGCAAGCAATGCCTCAAATTTGGCGTCAGCAAGCTAATCATGATTGATCACAGCGAGTTTAATCTCTACAAGATCGGCGAGATAACTCACAGCGACAAAACCGTAAGCAAGATGATAAATATCGTAAACGAGGATGATCTACGCGCAGTATTTGAGGAGTTTAGGCCGCAGATCACGATCCATGCCGCAGCTTATAAGCACGTGCCGCTTTGCGAAGCAAACCCTAAAGCCGCAGTCGTAAATAACATAATCGGCACTAAAATTTTGATCGATTTATCTATCGAATACGGCGTTAGCAAGGTCGTGATGATATCCTCCGATAAGGCTGTGCGCCCGACAAACATCATGGGCGCGACTAAGCGCGTGTGCGAGCTTTACGCGCTAAACTCAAATT
Coding sequences within it:
- the pglE gene encoding UDP-N-acetylbacillosamine transaminase; translated protein: MQRIFLSPPHMSGKEQEYINEVFKSNYIAPLGEYVNKFEASVANYAGAPDALALNSGTSAIHLALRVLGIGAGDVVLASTFTFMASVSPILYQGATPVFVDSDESWNLSPELLKKAIANSPKKPKALVVTHLYGQAAKMKEICEICEQENIAVVEDAAEALGGFYNGKALGTLGRLGAYSFNGNKIITTSGGGMLVGERDLVEKARFYSTQAREPFLHYEHKDYGYNYRLSNVLGAIGTAQMEVLEQRVIKKREIFEKYQKELPELEFMPEVANSRGNRWLTTALFKEKGAHLRVIEALAKENIESRPLWKPMHMQPVFEGALAFTDGTSEEMFERGICLPSGTATGDEEFARVVKIVKENL
- the pglF gene encoding UDP-N-acetylglucosamine 4,6-dehydratase (configuration-retaining), whose amino-acid sequence is MFKATKLKRLAFFLTFDIAIFAASFYLAYLLRFSGVLPDYFRGGLVAGCATMVVLKLFFMWLFKIYKVPWRFFGLNEARKIFLVHLCAIVCFWIVYFAMPAVFNPFPRSVVFIDFIISCLLIGNLRIAKRMFLDFSKKPHTGEPCVVIGATSKALHVLKGLRQGYIDLYAVGVVDGRSDLVGTYCDGFLVQPKSEIANLIKEYNAKTAIIALALGQDELAELFDELTAYGIRDIKIFSMFGTGKDAIKDISIEDLLARKPKDLDSSAVEKFLGGKVVLVTGAGGSIGSEICKQCLKFGVSKLIMIDHSEFNLYKIGEITHSDKTVSKMINIVNEDDLRAVFEEFRPQITIHAAAYKHVPLCEANPKAAVVNNIIGTKILIDLSIEYGVSKVVMISSDKAVRPTNIMGATKRVCELYALNSNLPAKTEIVAVRFGNVLGSSGSVIPKFKEQIENNKPLTVTHPDITRYFMLVSEACQLVLQAASIAKGGELFVLDMGEPIKIADLAKKMLILSNKEHLGVEFVGLRPGEKLYEELLINKDDVKTEFQSIFVTHSSKYDVAKLNEQIKNLTHADDVAAGLKEIVPEFNHALNKE